In the genome of Quercus robur chromosome 3, dhQueRobu3.1, whole genome shotgun sequence, one region contains:
- the LOC126716746 gene encoding uncharacterized protein LOC126716746 has translation MKLNHGLADNFSGCSSNAVCKRVEAYCLRSIFSRTGKQELMKSVQELASQAASRAKAEAAKSITPPKSAYQFEASWQGLSDDRALQARLLKAVSPTALPQIFKNALSASLLVDIIKCVATFFTEEMDLAIRYIENLTNVSRFDLLIMCLSSTDRDDLHKIWDEVFCTEATPIEYAEMLDKLRSRYCLNQ, from the exons ATGAAGCTAAATCATGGGCTGGCAGATAATTTTTCAGGCTGTTCCAGTAATGCCGTATGCAAACGAGTGGAAGCTTACTGTTTGAGAAGCATATTTTCCAG AACAGGAAAGCAAGAGCTGATGAAGTCAGTGCAAGAGCTTGCTTCTCAAGCAGCTTCTCGAGCCAAGGCTGAAGCTGCAAAAAGCATCACACCACCAAAGTCGGCTTATCAATTTGAGGCTTCTTGGCAGGGACTCTCTGATGACCGTGCTCTACAGGCTCGTTTATTGAAG GCTGTATCTCCAACTGCATTGCCACAGATATTCAAAAATGCATTGTCTGCTTCCCTACTAGTTGACATTATTAAATGTGTCGCCACCTTTTTCAC TGAAGAAATGGATCTGGCTATCAGATACATAGAAAATTTAACTAATGTCTCAAGATTTGACTTGCTCATCATGTGCCTTTCATCTACAGATAGAGATG ATCTCCACAAGATTTGGGATGAAGTATTTTGTACCGAGGCAACGCCAATTGAGTATGCAGAGATGCTTGATAAACTTCGTTCAAGATACTGCCTCAACCAGTGA
- the LOC126716553 gene encoding uncharacterized protein LOC126716553 has protein sequence MADLHDLPWVMAGDFNEPLSESDKFGGRGVSVNRTLQFKECLDACSMIDLGFSGPWFTWTNRRDIQALIHERIDRFFVNPQWCLMYPEARVAHLTRCHSDHCPILLELQPRSQENRRKLFKFQTCWLSNSNFPFVVTQAWSHSSGLAQAIELFTNKAIRWNKEHFGNIFFRKKTIMARLNGIQRAMLVNPSAFLLNLENELLKDLDAVLNQEEEL, from the coding sequence ATGGCTGACCTTCATGATTTGCCATGGGTAATGGCGGGCGACTTTAATGAACCTCTGTCAGAGAGTGATAAATTTGGAGGAAGGGGGGTGAGTGTTAATAGAACTCTCCAGTTCAAGGAATGTCTAGATGCTTGTAGTATGATTGATTTAGGTTTTTCGGGTCCTTGGTTTACCTGGACTAATAGGAGGGATATTCAAGCTCTTATTCATGAGAGGATAGACAGATTCTTTGTCAATCCCCAATGGTGTCTGATGTACCCAGAGGCCCGTGTGGCCCATCTCACTAGGTGCCATTCCGATCATTGTCCTATTTTGTTGGAATTGCAGCCAAGAAGTCAGGAGAATAGGAGGAAATTATTTAAGTTTCAAACATGTTGGTTGTCTAATTCCAACTTTCCTTTCGTTGTTACTCAGGCCTGGAGTCATAGCTCGGGACTAGCTCAGGCTATTGAGCTTTTCACTAATAAGGCTATCAGGTGGAATAAGGAGCATTTCGGTAATATCTTCTTTAGGAAAAAGACTATTATGGCAAGATTAAATGGTATTCAGAGAGCTATGTTAGTTAATCCTTCAGCTTTTCTCCTTAACCTTGAAAATGAACTTCTAAAGGATCTTGATGCTGTGTTGAACCAGGAAGAGGAGTTATAG